CCTCCTGAACGATACAGAAGATCGACTCAATCGCATTATTTCCGAACTCGAAGCGAAAAATGGTACGGAAATGGCAGTGGTTACTGTGCGAGAAACAGCGCCGTCCCCCACCCCGAAAGCCTTTGCAACGGAATTATTCAATACTTGGGGAATTGGCAAAAAAGGAGAGAATAACGGCGTATTATTTTTGATTTCCAAAGGGGATCGTCGGGTGGAAATTGAAACCGGATACGGCATCGCCGAGATTTTACCCGATGTGCGGGTGGCAAATATTATTGAAACCGAGATCGTCCCTCGCTTTAAACAAAAAGATTTTGATGGCGGCGCGATCGCGGGGACTGAAGAACTCGCGACCATTTTAGCGGGAGAAAGCCCCCTCTCCCAACAATTCGATGCCGATATCGAGCCGAGATTTGGGAGTCGCGCGATTTGGAACTTTTGGAGTCAAATTTTTGCTGCAATTGCAGGAGTTAACTTTATTTTTGCCTGGTACTTCCTGCGCCGACGCAATCCCCTTCCCCCTTTTGGAGAATCTCGATTTAACCTCTCCCTCAACCGCCACAGCTACTTGCTTCTTTATCTTTGCATGACGTTCGCGATCGCGTCTGTGCTGCTATATTTCATGGCGCAAATGCAATATCCCCTACCCTTCATTCTCAAAAGCTTTGGTGCTGTCTTCCTCCTATCGGGAATCGAACTGGCAAGAACTCAAAAAGAGTGGCTACCTCTTCTCCTGATGCTCGTCTTTCTCTCAATTGTTGGAATGGCAATCTTCCCCCTCTCCTTCCCCCTTCTCATTGGACTCTGTGGCGCAATCCTCCCCACCAACCTCCTCACCTTCCTCGCCAAGCGTTACCTGAGAAAACGCTACGCTTGCAATGATTGCGAACATCCCCTGAAAAAAGTTGCCAAAAAAGAACTCGAACCCCACCTCACCCCCGCCAAAAAAGCCGCGCGGAAACGGGGAAGCACTACCTTTGAAGGATGGAAATGCACCCACTGTTACCCCCCTGACGCGCAACAAGGGTTGAGTGTTGTGGCTTATATCCTCAACCACTCCCGGTTTCACGAATGTCCCACCTGCAAAGAACTCACCGTCACTCAGAAAACCCAGCGAATTCTGCGTCCCACGTCGATGAGTTATGGCAAAAAATTGAGAACTGATGAATGTCACTGCTGCGATTACCAAAAAGAAGTCGAACTCTTAATTCCCAAAAAAATTCGCATCTCTCGCCAACTCTCTCGAACATGGCGTACCCGTTCTTGGGGTAGCGGTAGCGGTAGCAGTTCTAGCGGTTACAGTTGCAGTAGCGGCTATAGCGGCGGAAGCAGTTGCAGCAGCAGTGGAGGAGGGAGTAGCTTCGGCGGCGGCGAAAGTGGTGGCGGCGGTGCTGGTGGCGATTGGTAAGCGTTTAATTCTGCTCCTACCCATCTGCGTCATGCTATTGCACTCTGTCAAACTCTCCGTGTCAATTCTTACCCCGTCCCCGTGTCAGTCTCATTCATAATTTAAATGCATAGCAGCTTACAGGACTTGAGATAATAACAGACCAAACCATTTTTGGGGATCGTGCCAGGTTTGAATTAAGGAGAGTCCGCGATCGCGCAAATAATTTTCCATTCGATCTACATTAAACTTGCGAGAAATTTCCGTGAGAATTGCTTCTCCAGGGGAAAATTCAACAGTTAAATCCAATTTTTCCAAACGAACTTGATGGGATTGGCGTGCGGTTAAATACATTTCCATCTGCGATTTTTCCGGATTGTAGCGTCCTTCATAATCAAACAAATCGGGATCGAAATTGCCCCCAAACCGCCAGTTTAAATGGGAGAGCATATTGCGGTTGAACGCGGCGGTAACGCCCTGACTGTCGTTGTATGCTGGTTCGAGAATGGTTGGGGATTTATCGAGGTCAAGACCGAGTAAAACAAAATCGCCCTTATTGAGGGTCGCAGCCATTCGATCCAGGAGGCGATCGCATTCTTCGGGATAAAAGTTGCCCAAGGTACTGCCTAAAAAGCAAATTGCGCGATGGGGTAAGGAAACGGGGGGAAGTTTTGCGAGGGCTTGTTCGTAGGTTCCTACCAAACCATAGACTTTGAGGGTGGGATAATCTTGCAATAATTGCTTTGCACTCTCTTGCAAAATCCCCCCGCTAACATCAATGGGAAGGTAGCGTAAGGGATAGTTTTGGCGCGCGCAAGCATCAAGCAGCAGGCGGGTTTTGGTCGAACTCCCGCTACCGAGTTCCACGAGTTCGCACTCTCCCATTTTTTGCACGATTTCGCTGGCGTAGGTTTGCAAAATCCAGGCTTCGGTGCGCGTGGGGTAATATTCCGGTAAGGTGCAGATTTTCTCGAAGAGTTGGGAACCTTTATCGTCGTAGAAAAATTGTGGCGGTAAGGTTTTGCGCGATCGCGATCGCGTTAATCCTTCAATCACTGCTTCTGCGTCATTGGTTGCGGTTAAATGGGAAGACGCATTTACATATTCAATATGCAGTCGCTCGTTCGAGCAACTTGAATGCCCCTGAGTCGTTGATGAAAAAGTTGACACGATAATTGTTATAGACTGCCGATTGCTTTCCTACTGCACCATACAGCAATTTTGGCGTGGGGTATAGCGCCTTGAGAGGGTTGTTTAAGAAGAGGGGAGTTTGGGTAAAACGCGATCGCACCAAAACAGCGTCCCCGATGCGACGCAAATGGGAATTGTCACCAAGTTCAAGAGGGGAACGCCAATTAAGAGCAAACAAACCAGGCTAAAACTGGTGCTGGCGGGGAAGGTTTTGAAGATAATACCGAGTTTTTTGCGAAAGCTGAAGCGACGGCGTTCTGAAGGGCCATCGAGAAAGTCCAAGCCGGCAATGGTTGCGGTGAGGGCAATCCCGCCAATGGAGGCAATTGCCGTGCCAATTCCCGGTACAAATCCTAGTATGAGTAACGGTAGCGCGATCGCGAACCACAATGCTAATTTTTTTACCTCAAAAAGAATTGCCCGCCCAATATCCTGGAAAATATTGACCTCAACAATCTCAACGCGACCGAGGCGAAATTTTTCCATTTGTTCTGAGAGTTGACCGTACCACGGCGCGCCCAGGAGTACGCCAAATTGCAGAAAAATGAAACCCGTGACCAAAAATAGTCCTATTACCATCAAAACGCGCACCAACCAGCCCAATCCATCAATAAAATACTCAAGAAAGCTCAACCAATAGGGCAAATCCTCGATTAGGCTATCTAATTGATTCGAGAAGTTAACAATCCACTCTCCCAACCAATGCCAAGCTGGGAAAAGTAAGCCAAAATACAAGGCAATCCCAATAACCAGGTTCGCCACAATGGGAATAATTAAAAATTTGAGCAAACGAGGCGATTTTCCGAACGCACTCAAAACTCGAAAGGGGTAGCTCGCCCCAGCAATCAATCCACAAACCATAGTTCACAATTTACTTTTGACGAGTATTTTGCTGAGGAGAGGGCGACAATAATCGACACTTCTCCCTTGATTTTAACGGTATCTCTACGGAAAACATTTTACTTTTTTCAGAGGATTTGATGCGCCGGAATCTATGATTTCAAAGAGTTGGGAATTTCCCTATGGAACTTTCTCCCCCAAACGGCAATCTTCCAATAACTAAAGACCGAGAAAACTTCATCCTTCTCCTTTATAGACCTAAAGAAGAAAGACAGCAAAACTATCCGGACGGTTGCGCGTGCTGCATCAGCAGATCCCTTCGGGATCGCGCGTAATGGAATAAAGATTCCTCTAGAATTTTCCCCAGAAAATAAGGCACTTCTAGGCAAAGCTTCCTCTGACAGGTAAACTCTTGAGAGAATAGAGACTTGACTGAATGACGCTCAACCATGATACAACCGAACGGATAAACCGATAGAATAAGTTCTTTCTGCAAATTGACGGAAATCGGAAAGAATGAGTGGTTAATCGCCGAACCCCTGTAGAGTATGTTTCCGCCGTATTTACTAACTGAATTGATGAGGAGTTGAAGGGATGGATCGATGTACAGCAGATGCCCTAGAAGCGCTAAAACAGACCAGCCGAACGTTTTACATCCCGATTAGTCGGCTGCCCGTCGGTTTGCAAGAAGCAGTCACCTCTGCTTACCTTTGTATGCGAGCCATTGACGAAATTGAAGACCACCCAGACCTAGAAAGCCGCCACAAGGTCGCCCTACTGCAAACCATTAGTTTATCGCTTCAGGAAGCTACAGAGGGAGAACAGTTTGAGCGGTTATCCTTAACTTTGAATGCAGACCCCAACCCCTTGCCGGAAGTCTCCATTCGCGTTGGAGAATGGGCGCGACTCGCCCCGCCAACCATTGCGCCTCGGATTTGGGATGCAACCGCAGCAATGTCAGACCGCATGGCGTATTGGGCATCTCGCAATTGGCAAGTAAATACCGAAGAAGATTTAAATCGCTACACCTTCAGCGTTGCAGGGGCGGTGGGATTGCTGCTGTCTGACCTCTGGGCGTGGTACGACGGAACGCAAACGAATCGTTCTCAAGCGATTGGTTTTGGGCGGGGGCTGCAAGCGGTGAATATTTTGCGCAATCACAAAGAAGATTTGAAGAGAGGGGTCGATTTCTTTCCCAACCACTGGACGGACGAGCAAATGCAAACCTATGCCCGCCATAATCTCGCTTTGGCTGATGCTTATACAATGGCATTACCCAAGGGCCCTGCTTTAGGGTTTTGTCAAATTCCGTTGGCGCTAGCTCACGCTACCTTAGATGTTTTGGCAGAGGGTCACGAGAAACTCAGTCGCAGCGCTGTTGTTGCCCTCGTACAGCAATTGACGAGAAGCAAATAATCATTATCGAAATTCCAAATAAGCAATAAAGAAGTCCGCGCGATCGGACTTCTTTTTTTTGTGCCAATCTAGATTGAGCAGAAAGGCGAGCGACTTCCTTTGACTCTTATTCGTGGGGAACGAGTTCTGGGTCAACTTCTTCAAGACTTCCCCCAATGCCAATCCCGGTTTCAAAGATTTCTGCATCGGTGATAATCATATCGTTCATCGATGCGCCACGAACGTCAACGTCGTAGAGTCGAGCGGCGGTTAAGTTCGCACCGTCAAGATCGGTGTTGGCAAAAGTAGCATTCGTTGCTAAAACTTGGGTTAAGTTTGCCCCTTCAAGAGTTGCTCCGGTTAAATCCGCGCCTTCTAAGTTAGCGTTGGTGAGGTTTGCACCGCGCAAATCGGCATTTCTCAAGTCCGCACCAATTAAATGGGTTCCAGAGAGGTCAACGCCAGCTAAATTCGCGCCGGAGAGGTCGCAACCGCCACATTCGCTAGTTTGCAGGAGTTGTTGGAGTTGAGCGGGTTCAAAGGCTTTACCGGGACTTGCAATTGCAAGGGTGGTGAGGGCGGTGAGAATTGTTAGAATCTTAAATTTCATAATATTTGCCTCCTTGGGCGCTCGACAAACCTAGCCAAAACGGTGTCTTGTGATAGCTACAGAAGCAGATCGCTATTTTTCGGATAGGTTGAGAATTTATTTGGTCGCTGTTCTCTTTCCCTATTGTTATTGCACGGATGCAAGATTCGCGACTGCCTAAAGAGGTATCTATCCTACCGCTTATGGCATATATTTTTTATGAGTTCGTACCTATACTTTAATCATAGGAGACAAGGCGTTCTCGTCAAAGGAATTTTATCCGGCACGTATCAAAAGTTAAACATCATTACTTTATGCAATCCATTTCTTCCCCAATTTTAACCCGGACAGAAACTGATAGTATGGGCGCGATTGAAGTGCCGCGCGATCGGTATTGGGGCGCGCAGACGCAGCGTTCCCTGCATTATTTCGCGATTGGCAATGACGTGATGCCCAGAGAGATGATCCGTGCTTTTGGCGTTCTCAAAAAGGCTGCCGCGCGGGTTAATGTGGAGTTGGGCAAATTACCGGAAGAGAAGGCTCAATGGATTGTTGCTGCCGCCGAGGACGCGATCGCGGGAAAGTTAGACGATCATTTTCCTTTGCGCATTTGGCAAACGGGAAGCGGCACGCAAACGAATATGAATGCCAACGAAACAATCGCGAACCGTGCCATTGAATTGGCGGGGGGCATTTTGGGTAGCAAGGATCCGATTCACCCTAACGATCACGTTAATTTGTCTCAATCCTCGAACGATACATTCCCTACAGCGATGCATATTGCGGCAGTGGAACGGATTCAGCAGCATTTGGTTCCGAGGGTCAAAACCCTTCGGGACGCGCTTCAGGAGAAAGTGGAAGCGTTTGAGGAGATTGTGAAAATCGGTCGGACGCATTTGATGGATGCGGTGCCTTTAACCTTGGGACAGGAATTTTCTGGCTACGTCGCGCAACTGGATCGGAATTTGCAGCACCTCGATTGCGTTCTTCCCCCTTTGTATGAGTTGGCTTTGGGGGGAACGGCGGTGGGGACGGGACTCAACAGCCATCGGTTGTTTGCGGTGCAGGTTGCGGATGAAATCGCGCAGTTAACGGGACAGCCCTTTACTAGCGCCCCCAATAAGTTTGCAGCAATTGCCGCCCACGACGCGATCGCGCTGGCAAGTGGCGCGCTGAAAACCCTTGCCTGTTCCTTGATGAAAATTGCCAACGATTTGCGCTGGATGGGATCGGGGCCCCGGTGTGGTTTGGGAGAGTTGGTTTTACCGGCGAACGAACCCGGTTCTTCGATTATGCCCGGTAAGGTCAATCCTACTCAATGCGAGGCGATGACGATGGTTTGCGTTCAGGTGATGGGCAATGATGCGGCGATTGGTTTTGCGTGCAGTCAGGGGAATTTTGAGCTGAATGTCTTCAAACCCGCGATCGCGTTTAACCTCCTCAACTCTATTCGACTCTTGGGGGATGCTTGTTCTTCTTTTCGAGATCATTTAGTTGTGGGACTCGAACCCAATCGGGAGCAAATCGACTATTTTCTCAATAACTCTTTGATGCTCGTGACTGCCCTCAATCCCCACATCGGCTACGATAAAGCGGCTCAGGTGGCGAAGAAGGCTCACAAGGAAGGGACGACACTGCGCGAAGCCTGCGTTGAGTTGGGATTCCTCACCCCAGAAGAATTCGATCGCTGGGTGCAACCCGAGCAAATGACGTATCCTCAAGGGTGAGGTGAGCTGGGGAAGTTGGGGGAGCTGGGGGAGATTAAATGACGCGGTGATGACTGATGACGCTCCTAAGAAACACAATATTTTCGTTGAGGCTGGGCGGGTTTGTACCTTCTGCCCTCTGCCCTCTGCCCTCTGCCCTCTGCCCTCTGCCCTCTGCCCTCTGCCCTCTGCCCTCTGCCCTCTGCCCTCTGCCCTGCCGTTAGGCACTGATAGCTGATGACTGATAACAGCGTATTTAAGCGATTATCCCAAACCCTTAATCCCAATCGCAGGGCAATTCGCAACCGATTATTAAGCAATCCTTACTATCGTTTGCGATCGCGCGACGAAATTGAAATTGCTCTAGAATTAGGACTAACCATTGATGTTAACCGTGCCAGCGTGGACGATTGGCTGCGACTGCCGGGGATTTCCATTCACCAGGCGCGATCGCTCGTGGATCTTGCGGGAATGGGCGTACAACTCCTTTGCCCAGAAGACCTTGCGGCTGCCTTGAGCATTCCCATTGGTCGTTTGCACCCCTTCGTCCCATTGCTCGATTTTTGTTACTACGATCCCGATAGCCTCGCCTTACCGCAACGGTTAAACCCCAACACGGCGACGGTTGAGCAACTCGGTCAAATTCCCATTCTTCCCCCTCCTCTCGCCCGCCATTTAGTGGAAAATCGCTTGCAGTACGGCGCTTATCGCAACTTAGCCGATCTCCAACAACGATTGGCACTCAACAATCATTTAACGGAACAACTAATGAATTATTTACGCTGGTAGAATAAGTTGCTTTAAGAAGGGGAATGCTGTAATAAATATCGTTAGTGAAAAAATAAGTTTCAAACGATCGCGCGATCGCTACAATTCTTTCTATTGATAACGGACAATTGACCATGATCGATCTTCCTGGCTATCAAATTCTGGCTCTCATCTACGAAAGTGAGAACTCTGTCGTCTGCCGAGCGACTCGCACATCCGCTTCGCCAGAACTGCCAACAACAGAGCAGGATGATTGTCCCGTTATACTCAAATCCCTCAAACAAGACTATCCTACCGCCACAGAAATTAGCCGCTACGAACGGGAGTACGAAATTACCCGTTCCCTTCAACTCGAAAACGTCGTCCAAGCCTATGATTTGTTAAAAATCGATAACACGCCAGTGATTGTCTTGGAAGATTTTGGCGGAGAGTCCTTACGCATTTTAATGACCTCCCAAAAATTAACCACACTCGGATTTTTGACCCTCGCCATCAAAATTTCAGAGAGTTTGAGAGCAATTCACGCTGCCAACATTATTCACAAAGATATTAACCCCTCCAACATCGTCATCAACCCCGCAACTGGACAGGTTAAACTGATTGACTTTAGCATCTCTACCGTCTCAACTCGCGAAAACCCAACCCTTCAAAATCCCAACGCTCTCGAAGGAACCCTTGCTTATTTGTCCCCAGAGCAAACTGGCAGAATGAACCGTTCCCTCGATTACCGCACCGACTTCTACTCTCTTGGTGCAACCTTTTACGAACTCTTAACTCAACGAGTCCCTTTTCCCGCAACCGACGCAATTGAATTAGTACATTGCCACATTGCCAGACAACCCGTTCCTCCCCATCAAATTAACCCAGAAATTCCTCGCGTTCTCTCAGACATCATTCTAAAATTACTCTCCAAAACTCCGGAAGAACGCTACCAAAGTGCTTGGGGGTTGATTTCCGACCTGCAAGAATGCTTGAAGCAAGTGCAAACAAATGGGACAATTGAAACCTTTTCCCTCGGCACTCAAGATATTTCCGACCGCTTCCAAATTCCTCATAAATTGTACGGCAGAGAACGAGAACTCGAACGGTTAAATCAAGCCTTTGAACGAGTGCGGCAAGGCAAAACGGAAATGATGTTAGTGGGGGGATATTCCGGTATTGGAAAATCGGTTTTAGTGCAAGAATTGGCAAAATCGATTGGAGTGAAAAGAGGGTATTTCATTTGGGGAAAATTCGACCAATTTCAACGCAGCATTCCCTATTCGGCAGTGGTAAATGCTTTTTCAGAATTAGTTCGTTTGTTATTAAGTGAAAGCCAAGAAAAACTCGATGAGTGGCGAGAAAAGCTCCTGGATGCCTTTGGCCCTAACGGTCAAATTATTATTGATGTTATCCCCGAAGTCGAACTAATTGTTGGTCCTCAACCCCCCGTACAGGAATTGGCACCCACCGAATCCCAAAACCGCTTCAATTTTGTTTTCCAAAACTTTATTCGCCTCTTTTGCCAGCCGGAACACCCATTAGTTATTTTTCTCGACGATCTTCAGTGGGTCGATTCTGCCACGATTAATTTAATCAAATTAATGATGACCGATGAAGGGATGCAATATCTCTTCTTGATTGGCGCTTATCGGGATAATGAGGTCAACTCAACTCATCCATTGATGATGATGCTCGATAGCCTGAAATCCCGCTCCTTCGAGCTTGAGAACGATCCCAACGTTACTGCCGCGATCGATCGGATGACGCTGACTCCCTTGAACCTGGAGCGAATTTCCCAACTGATTGCCGACACCCTACACCGCGATCACGCGACCGTCAAACCCTTAGCCGAATTGATCGTTCGTAAAACCCAAGGCAATCCATTCTTTGTTAACGAATTTCTTAAAACTCTCTACCAAGAAAAACGCCTTACTTTTGACCCCGAAAGTATTCGCTGGCAATGGAATCTCTCGGAAATTGAAGCTCTCGACATCACCGATAATGTGGTCGAGTTGATGATTGGAAAATTGCAAAAACTCCCGGAAAATACTCAACAAGTTTTACAATTAGTCGCCTGTGTCGGCAATCAATTTGACTTAAATATTCTTTCCCTGATTTACGAAATAGAATCTTTTGAAACCTTTCAAGACTTGCTTCCCGCTCTCAAAGAAGGATTGGTCAAACCGGCATCAGAAGAAGAAGAAATCGAACCCGAACAAATTAATCCTTTCCTCGTTCTTAACTATAAATTTCTACACGATCGCGTTCAGCAAGCAGCATATGCTCTGATTGATGATTCTCAAAAGCAAGCCGTTCACCTCAAAATCGGACGACTTTTACTATCAAATACGCCCCTACAATATCGCATCGAACGAGTGTTCGATCTGGTCGATCACTTAAATGTGGGTCGAGCGCTGATTGATGACGAACAAGAACAAATTGAACTGTCAAACTTAAATTTAGAAGCTGGAAAAAAAGCAAAAGTTGCAACGGCTTACGTTGCCGCACGGCAATACTTAATTGCAGGAATGGACATTTTACCCCAAAACAGTTGGGATCAATATTATAAATTGAGTTTTGCGCTTCACAAAGAAAGGGCTGAGATTGAATACCTAAATAACGATTTTGATAGCAGCGAACACTTTATCAATATAGCCTTAAAAAAAGCCAGATCGATTATTGAAAAAATTGAAATTTATAACTTATTACTGATTCAATACACCCTACGTTCCAAATACGAAGAAGCATT
The Lusitaniella coriacea LEGE 07157 DNA segment above includes these coding regions:
- the egtD gene encoding L-histidine N(alpha)-methyltransferase, which gives rise to MVSTFSSTTQGHSSCSNERLHIEYVNASSHLTATNDAEAVIEGLTRSRSRKTLPPQFFYDDKGSQLFEKICTLPEYYPTRTEAWILQTYASEIVQKMGECELVELGSGSSTKTRLLLDACARQNYPLRYLPIDVSGGILQESAKQLLQDYPTLKVYGLVGTYEQALAKLPPVSLPHRAICFLGSTLGNFYPEECDRLLDRMAATLNKGDFVLLGLDLDKSPTILEPAYNDSQGVTAAFNRNMLSHLNWRFGGNFDPDLFDYEGRYNPEKSQMEMYLTARQSHQVRLEKLDLTVEFSPGEAILTEISRKFNVDRMENYLRDRGLSLIQTWHDPQKWFGLLLSQVL
- the fumC gene encoding class II fumarate hydratase; amino-acid sequence: MQSISSPILTRTETDSMGAIEVPRDRYWGAQTQRSLHYFAIGNDVMPREMIRAFGVLKKAAARVNVELGKLPEEKAQWIVAAAEDAIAGKLDDHFPLRIWQTGSGTQTNMNANETIANRAIELAGGILGSKDPIHPNDHVNLSQSSNDTFPTAMHIAAVERIQQHLVPRVKTLRDALQEKVEAFEEIVKIGRTHLMDAVPLTLGQEFSGYVAQLDRNLQHLDCVLPPLYELALGGTAVGTGLNSHRLFAVQVADEIAQLTGQPFTSAPNKFAAIAAHDAIALASGALKTLACSLMKIANDLRWMGSGPRCGLGELVLPANEPGSSIMPGKVNPTQCEAMTMVCVQVMGNDAAIGFACSQGNFELNVFKPAIAFNLLNSIRLLGDACSSFRDHLVVGLEPNREQIDYFLNNSLMLVTALNPHIGYDKAAQVAKKAHKEGTTLREACVELGFLTPEEFDRWVQPEQMTYPQG
- a CDS encoding pentapeptide repeat-containing protein; the encoded protein is MKFKILTILTALTTLAIASPGKAFEPAQLQQLLQTSECGGCDLSGANLAGVDLSGTHLIGADLRNADLRGANLTNANLEGADLTGATLEGANLTQVLATNATFANTDLDGANLTAARLYDVDVRGASMNDMIITDAEIFETGIGIGGSLEEVDPELVPHE
- a CDS encoding helix-hairpin-helix domain-containing protein; this translates as MTDNSVFKRLSQTLNPNRRAIRNRLLSNPYYRLRSRDEIEIALELGLTIDVNRASVDDWLRLPGISIHQARSLVDLAGMGVQLLCPEDLAAALSIPIGRLHPFVPLLDFCYYDPDSLALPQRLNPNTATVEQLGQIPILPPPLARHLVENRLQYGAYRNLADLQQRLALNNHLTEQLMNYLRW
- a CDS encoding squalene/phytoene synthase family protein — protein: MDRCTADALEALKQTSRTFYIPISRLPVGLQEAVTSAYLCMRAIDEIEDHPDLESRHKVALLQTISLSLQEATEGEQFERLSLTLNADPNPLPEVSIRVGEWARLAPPTIAPRIWDATAAMSDRMAYWASRNWQVNTEEDLNRYTFSVAGAVGLLLSDLWAWYDGTQTNRSQAIGFGRGLQAVNILRNHKEDLKRGVDFFPNHWTDEQMQTYARHNLALADAYTMALPKGPALGFCQIPLALAHATLDVLAEGHEKLSRSAVVALVQQLTRSK
- a CDS encoding TPM domain-containing protein, coding for MRQGIRRWGFICLLCCAIALFPPISHAVTVQEVPNPRESYGGWVTDMADILLNDTEDRLNRIISELEAKNGTEMAVVTVRETAPSPTPKAFATELFNTWGIGKKGENNGVLFLISKGDRRVEIETGYGIAEILPDVRVANIIETEIVPRFKQKDFDGGAIAGTEELATILAGESPLSQQFDADIEPRFGSRAIWNFWSQIFAAIAGVNFIFAWYFLRRRNPLPPFGESRFNLSLNRHSYLLLYLCMTFAIASVLLYFMAQMQYPLPFILKSFGAVFLLSGIELARTQKEWLPLLLMLVFLSIVGMAIFPLSFPLLIGLCGAILPTNLLTFLAKRYLRKRYACNDCEHPLKKVAKKELEPHLTPAKKAARKRGSTTFEGWKCTHCYPPDAQQGLSVVAYILNHSRFHECPTCKELTVTQKTQRILRPTSMSYGKKLRTDECHCCDYQKEVELLIPKKIRISRQLSRTWRTRSWGSGSGSSSSGYSCSSGYSGGSSCSSSGGGSSFGGGESGGGGAGGDW
- a CDS encoding EI24 domain-containing protein, producing MVCGLIAGASYPFRVLSAFGKSPRLLKFLIIPIVANLVIGIALYFGLLFPAWHWLGEWIVNFSNQLDSLIEDLPYWLSFLEYFIDGLGWLVRVLMVIGLFLVTGFIFLQFGVLLGAPWYGQLSEQMEKFRLGRVEIVEVNIFQDIGRAILFEVKKLALWFAIALPLLILGFVPGIGTAIASIGGIALTATIAGLDFLDGPSERRRFSFRKKLGIIFKTFPASTSFSLVCLLLIGVPLLNLVTIPICVASGTLFWCDRVLPKLPSS